From the genome of Candidatus Binatia bacterium:
TCTCAAGCGGATCCAGAACTCGGGCACGGCGCACACGAACATCACGATCCCGCTCTCGCGCTTCGGGGGTCGGCGCGGCGCGGCGCACGACACGTCGGGATCGTTCTCGCCCCTGGCACCCCTCCGGTTCCTTTTCTCGAAGATGCAGGACCTCTCGGCGACGTTCGACCTGAACCGGAGCGCCGTGCTGGACCGCGTGGCGGGAAATCCGGGGCTCTCCTTCCAGACCGGCTTCACCGAGGTCTTCGACGATCAGGTCACGCGCTACTCGAACTCCACGTTCCAGACGGCGCGCCGCTACAGCACGCGCGCGAACACCTCGTTCCGGCCGCTCGACAAGCTGAGCTTCGACATCCACGGCGACTATCAGCTCCAGTTCACGGATCAGGTGGGCGGCGCCCTGCGCTCGGCCCAGACGGCCTGGCCGGACGTCAACGCGCGATGGGTGGACCTGCAGCGCCTGCTCGGGCTGAACGGGCCGCTCACCAGCCTGACCCTGAACTCCTGGTACGTGAAGAAGTCGCAGGAGAGCGGGCCGCCGAACCGCGAGCCCGACCAGCTCCTGGAGACCACGTCGTTCAGCCCGCTCCTCGGCTGGGACGCGATGTTCCGGAGCGGCGTCCACCTGACCGCGGCGAGCGGCTTCGACAAGTCGCGCAGCACCGACAACCGCGCGGCCGACTTCTATCGCGACCGCTCCAACAAGACGACGCGGCTCGCGGTGAGCAAGAATTTCCCGGCGTCCAAGGGGATCAAGTTCCCCTGGAGCAAGAAGCGGGTGCGGCTGCCCAACGACCTGAATCTGGGCATCCAGGCCGACCTGGGGTCGAGCCGAGGGTTGATCCACCAAGCCGGGAGAGACGAGATCGAGGAGGACCGTGGGACGTTGAATATCGGCAGCTCGACGAACTACAATTTCAGCCAGTCGATCACGGGCGGGTTCAATCTCGCCTTCCGCCAGACCACCGATCGGAAAGCCTTCTTGACCCAGCGGGGCATCACGATGTCCTTCACCGGCGCGTTCCGCTTCTAGCGTGCCGGCCCACATGCCCTCGCCACCGGGCGGCGCGCGCCGAGCGCGCGGTCTCGGTGTGTTCCAGGGCGCGGTCGCGGCGGCGCTCCTCATCGCCGTGGGCACCTCGTGCGCGCGCACGCCCAAGGCGGTCGCGTTCGACGGCAGCCGGGCCTACGAGTGGGTGAGGCGCCAGGTCGCCTTCGGCCCCCGCACCCCCGGCACGGCCGCCCACGACTCCTGTTTCGCCCTTCTCGTGGAGACGCTCCGGAAGAACGCGGACGTGGTCGAGACCGACAGCTTCCACTACTACGCCCCCGAGCTGAACAAGGACCTCCGGCTCATGAACGTCATGGCCCGCTACCGTCCGAACGAGAAGCGGCGCGTCCTCTTCGCGGCCCACTGGGACACGCGCCCGTGGGCCGACCGCGACCCCGACTCCACCCGCAAGAATCAGCCGATCCTGGGCGCCAACGACGGCGGCTCGGGGGTGGGCGTGCTGCTGGCCCTGGCCGAGCAGCTCCACCGGCATTCCCCGGGCATCGGCGTGGACCTGGCGCTGTTCGACGGGGAGGACCTCGGCACCGACACCAACCCTGCCGGGTTTTTCCGCGGCTCCAGGCGCTACCTCGAGTGGCGCGCCACCGAGCCCGCGCCCCTGTTCGTGGTGGTGATCGACATGGTCGGGCGGAAGGACGCCGCCTTCTACTGGGAGGGGAACTCGTACAACCGGTCGGCGAACATCGTGATGGTCCTCTGGAACCGGGCCAAGGAGATGGGATTGCGTCAGTTCCGGAGCGGGGTCAAGTTCACGATCGCCGACGACCACGTCCCCTTCCTGGAAGCCGACATCCCGGCGATCGACGTGATCGACTTCGACTTCCCGGCCTGGCACACCCACAGGGACGACCTCACGGCCGTGGACCCCGGCACCCTGGAAGCCGTGGGACGAGTGCTGCTTAGCCTCGTGAGCAACGTCGACTACCTGCAAAATTAACCGCGCGCCGATGTCCCGCGCGCCGCAGCGCGCGGAACCCCAGTTCCTTATCCGCCGCGCCCCTCAGAGCCATACCAGCATCCTTATATAGCCCCCCGTCCCACATTGCTGCTTGACCCCGAACGCTACCCCCCTTAGGGTCAGTGGTCCGAGTGGACCCACCCGTCCACTCGGTCCTTTTTCGGGCCGTGCCCGGGCTCGGGAGCGCCCGGGGGCTAGAAATGGACCGAAACCAGCTTCGAGATGACCTCTCCCGGCGCCTCCGCGCTCTTCTGGAGGAGGAGGCGTTCGACCTGTGGGACCTGGAAGTCACATTCCAGTCGGGACGGACGGTGGTGCAGGTCACGGTGGAACGCCCCGGGGGCGGCGTGACGCTGGACGAATGCGCCTATTGGAACCGGAAATTCGGGCGCTATCTCGAGGCTGAGAACGTCCTGCCCGGCTCGTACGTGCTGGAGGTGGGCAGCCCCGGCATCGAGCGGACGCTGACGCGCCCCGAGCACTACGCGCGGTACGTCGGCAGCTCGCTCGAGGTCAAGCTGCACGACCCCCGCGAGGGCCGGCGAACCTACCGCGGCGAGCTGCGCGCGGCGGGCCCGGAATCGATCGTCGTCGAGGATTCGGAAGCGGGAACGGTGTCGCTGCCGCACGCGGCGATCCGCAAGTCGCACCTGATCGTCGATCCTTGGGAAGGAATGCGCGGCAAGGACCGCCATAAAAAGGAATCCTGATCGTGGCTCGCGAGCCTCAAGTGAAGAACATGAACTACGAGCTGATGGATGCGATGGCTCAGATCGCGCGCGAAAAGAGCGTCGACAAGTCCATCCTCATCGAGACGCTCGTGGCGGGGCTCCTCCAGGCCGGCAAGAAGCGGTTCGGCCCCGAGGCCGACGTCGACGTGAAGTTCGACGAGCAGAGCGGGAAGATCGTGATGGCGCTGCGGCGCACCGTCGTCGAGGACGCCGACGACCTCGGCCGCGAGGTGGACCTGGCCGAGGCGCTGTCGCAGGACCCCGACGCGAAGATCGGCCAGGTGCTGGTCCAGGAGCTCTCGCTGGAGGATCTCGGCCGGAACGCCATCGCCACCGCCAAGCAGGTGCTGGTGCAGCGCGTGCGCGAGGCCGAGCGGGAGCGGATCTACGAGGACTTCCACGACCGGGTGGGCGAGATGGTGCGCGGCACGGTGCAGCAGGTGGACCGCGGCAACATCTACGTGAAGCTCGACCGGTCGGAGGCGATCCTGCCGCCGCGCGAGCAGATCGCGCGCGACCGCTTCCACCAGGGCGATCACATCAAGGCGTACATCATCGCGGTGGACAAGCTGGCGCGCGGGCCGCAGGTCATCCTGTCGCGGACCCACCCCGAGTTCCTGCGCCGCCTGTTCGAGTCCGAGGTGCCGGAGGTCGCGGAGAAGATCATCGAGATCAAGGGGATCGCCCGGGAGCCCGGCTCCCGCGCCAAGGTCTCCGTGGTCTCGAACGACGACAAGATCGACGCGGTCGGCGCCTGCGTCGGGATCAAGGGATCCCGCGTGCAGGCGATCGTGCGCGAGCTGGGGGGCGAGAAGATCGACATCGTCCCCTGGAGCGTGGACCCGATCGTGTTCGTGACGCGCGCGCTCTCCCCGGCCAAGGTGCTGGAAGCGCATGTGGTCGAGATGGAGCAGAAGATCCTGGTCACCGTGGCCGACGATCAGCTCTCGCTGGCGATCGGGAAGGGGGGCCAGAACGCGCGCCTCGCGGCCAAGCTCACGGGATGGAAGATCGACCTCATCTCCAAGAGCGAGCGGGAGCGGCAGAAGGAATACGAGCGGCGCTCGCGCGTCGACATCGAGGAGTTCGAGGCGGCCGGGCCGAAGCTGCGGGAGAAGCTCCTGCGCGAGGGGATCGAGACGGTGCAGGACCTCCTGAAGACCCCGCTGGAGGAGCTGCTCGCCATCCAGGGCGTGGGCGAGAAGACGGCGGAGAAGCTGCTCGAGGAGGCGCGCGATCTCCTGGCGCGCCGGGGCGAGGAGCTCGAGGCCGAGGCCGCGCGCGCCGCCGACGAGGCGGAGCGGCAGAAGGCCGAGGAAGCCGCCGCCATG
Proteins encoded in this window:
- the nusA gene encoding transcription termination factor NusA, coding for MAREPQVKNMNYELMDAMAQIAREKSVDKSILIETLVAGLLQAGKKRFGPEADVDVKFDEQSGKIVMALRRTVVEDADDLGREVDLAEALSQDPDAKIGQVLVQELSLEDLGRNAIATAKQVLVQRVREAERERIYEDFHDRVGEMVRGTVQQVDRGNIYVKLDRSEAILPPREQIARDRFHQGDHIKAYIIAVDKLARGPQVILSRTHPEFLRRLFESEVPEVAEKIIEIKGIAREPGSRAKVSVVSNDDKIDAVGACVGIKGSRVQAIVRELGGEKIDIVPWSVDPIVFVTRALSPAKVLEAHVVEMEQKILVTVADDQLSLAIGKGGQNARLAAKLTGWKIDLISKSERERQKEYERRSRVDIEEFEAAGPKLREKLLREGIETVQDLLKTPLEELLAIQGVGEKTAEKLLEEARDLLARRGEELEAEAARAADEAERQKAEEAAAMAKLQAMEASDRLEEAEAETVREASMETEVDEQMRGDDSIGEDEAVQAGDVDALTIDEGEEDHLVPEDADATEAGPTAGASDEDQDETREERATGAESEGPPPRA
- the rimP gene encoding ribosome maturation factor RimP, with amino-acid sequence MDRNQLRDDLSRRLRALLEEEAFDLWDLEVTFQSGRTVVQVTVERPGGGVTLDECAYWNRKFGRYLEAENVLPGSYVLEVGSPGIERTLTRPEHYARYVGSSLEVKLHDPREGRRTYRGELRAAGPESIVVEDSEAGTVSLPHAAIRKSHLIVDPWEGMRGKDRHKKES
- a CDS encoding M28 family peptidase, which translates into the protein MPSPPGGARRARGLGVFQGAVAAALLIAVGTSCARTPKAVAFDGSRAYEWVRRQVAFGPRTPGTAAHDSCFALLVETLRKNADVVETDSFHYYAPELNKDLRLMNVMARYRPNEKRRVLFAAHWDTRPWADRDPDSTRKNQPILGANDGGSGVGVLLALAEQLHRHSPGIGVDLALFDGEDLGTDTNPAGFFRGSRRYLEWRATEPAPLFVVVIDMVGRKDAAFYWEGNSYNRSANIVMVLWNRAKEMGLRQFRSGVKFTIADDHVPFLEADIPAIDVIDFDFPAWHTHRDDLTAVDPGTLEAVGRVLLSLVSNVDYLQN